CGGCCACCGGGGGCTCGACGAAGATCGTCGCACCCGTGCCCGAACTGTCGTGCACGATGCCGCCCACGTATCCCTTGGCCTCGCGTCGCATGGGAATGACCCAGCGGCCGTTGCGCATGGTGATGGAGAGGTCGCTGACCTGATGATGCGTCTCGAGCTTGCCCATCTCGCGTTCGAGCAGCCGCACGAGTTCGCCCTCGGCCTGCCGCAGCTCACGGCGGACGCGGCGGAGGGCCGGTGAGGCGTCATCGCGCACGGTGCCATCGTCACTGATGGCGCGCGCAATGGCCTCTTCCTGCGCCCGCAGGTCGATGAGGGCTTGCGCGTAGTTCGTGAGGTAGGCCAGCACGATGGCCGGCCGGCGCGGGTCGCGCAGCATTTCCCGCATGCGCCGCGACGAGCGCAACAGGGTGGCCCCCTGCAGCAGTTCGAGGGCGGTCCACGTGAGCCCCGCAATGCGCAGTCGCTTGAGCGCCTCGCCGAGGTCGGGGATGCTCTCCGTGGGCCACCCAAGCTCCGACACCAGGAGGGCGCGCACCGCGTTCACCCGCGCGTGCTCGGCCTCGATCCATTCGCGGTCGGTGCGCGGAACCAGTGCCCGCACCGCCGCCGCCCCGGGGGCCGACGATGCCCGTCCGGCCACGTACGCCAAAAGGCGAGGAAACTCGAGAATGCCGAGCGCGTGCGCGTTCATGAAGTCCGGCTGGCGAGCCGGCTCGTGCCGGCGTTAAGAGCGCGCGAGCTCCTCGCGCACCACGGCGTTGATGACACTGCCATCAACGCGCCCTTTGAAGGCGGGCATGACGCGGGCCATGACCGCACCCACGTTGGCGGCGCCAGCGGCAATGGCCTGCTGCACGGCCGCCCGGATTTCGGCGGGGTCGACCTGCGCGGGCAGGTAGACCTCGAGCAGCGTGACCTCCTGCTGCTCCTTGTCACGCAAATCGGTGCGACCCGCCCTGGCATAGAGCTCGACGGATTCACGCCGTTTCTTGATTCCCTTGCGGATGACGTCGATGACATCATCGTCGGTGGCGCCCCGGCGCAGCTCGATCTCGCGATTTCTGACCTCGGACACGATCATGCCAAGCAGCATCACGCGATCCTTCTGCTGTTCCCGCCGGGCGGCCGCCTGATCTCCCTGCAGCTGCGCCAGCAGCCTACCGCCACTGGCGTCCACGGGACTGCTCACCCGTTCCGGGTGCGGCGATTCTTACGGACAGCCGCGTTCATCTTGCGCTTGCGGCGCTCCGACGGCTTCTCGTAATGACGATGCTTGCGCAGGTCGGACAGGATGCCGGCCTTTTCGCACTTCTTCTTGAAGCGCTTGAGCGCACGCTCGAAGTTTTCGTCCTCGTGGATGATGACTTCCGACAAACTGAACCTCGGTTGTGATCGCGACAGCGTCGCGACGTGTGCAGGAATGAGAAAATCGGCCCTTTTCGGGCCAGCCTCTAATGCTAGACGCCCCGGCTTCCACGGTCAAGCGCACAACCGGGAGGACTTGTCGGCGCAGCAGATGGTGAGGGGGCGCCCCACTTCCCGGGGCCACAGGGGATCCCGCCAATCACCCGGGCGGCCAGCCGAGCGCACGCCCACCCAGCACATGCAGGTGCAAGTGTCCAACCGATTGCCCCCCATCGCGCCCCACGTTGGTGACGACACGATAGCCCGAGTCGACGACCCCCTCACGGCGGGCCACTTCCGCGGCCAAGGCCATCGTGTCCCCCAGCAGTGCGGCGTCGGAGGCGGCCGCCAGCGAGTCCACGTGCGCCCGCGGAATGACCAACACATGCACCGGTGCCTGCGGATGCAGGTCCCGGAAGGCCACGGCGAGCTCGTTTTCGGCCACAATCGTCGCCGGCAGAGTACCCGCCGCTATACGACAGAACAGACACGAGTCGGTCACGTCCCCTCCAGAGGTTCGGGCTGAGTTTCCGCAAACGATGACGGTGCCGTACCGAACACCATGCGCGCCGCCGCCAACGCGGCCACGGCCGCCGTTTCGAAGCGCAGGATGGTCGGGCCAACGCTGACCGGACGGAAACCGGCCCCGGCTAGCAGCGCCAGTTCGTCACGCTCGAGCCCGCCCTCGGGGCCGACCGCGATGACGAGCGGGTGCGTCAGCGATGCCGATGCGTTTCCAACAAATGGCGCGCCGTCGGGATCCAGCACCACCCGGTCGCCGGGGGGCGCGGCGAGCAGCGCCCGCTCCAGATTGGCCTCGGGA
This genomic stretch from Gemmatimonas sp. harbors:
- a CDS encoding GatB/YqeY domain-containing protein, which translates into the protein MSSPVDASGGRLLAQLQGDQAAARREQQKDRVMLLGMIVSEVRNREIELRRGATDDDVIDVIRKGIKKRRESVELYARAGRTDLRDKEQQEVTLLEVYLPAQVDPAEIRAAVQQAIAAGAANVGAVMARVMPAFKGRVDGSVINAVVREELARS
- the rpsU gene encoding 30S ribosomal protein S21; its protein translation is MSEVIIHEDENFERALKRFKKKCEKAGILSDLRKHRHYEKPSERRKRKMNAAVRKNRRTRNG
- a CDS encoding histidine triad nucleotide-binding protein codes for the protein MTDSCLFCRIAAGTLPATIVAENELAVAFRDLHPQAPVHVLVIPRAHVDSLAAASDAALLGDTMALAAEVARREGVVDSGYRVVTNVGRDGGQSVGHLHLHVLGGRALGWPPG